In Streptomyces sclerotialus, one genomic interval encodes:
- the leuA gene encoding 2-isopropylmalate synthase has protein sequence MTSGDFATLRTPAGPVPADAPHWNRQRHSAMPSHRYSSAHDRVALPLTGRRWPEARLERAPLWVPVDLRDGNQSLAEPMDTVRKRRMFDLLVAMGFKEIEVAYPSASRTDFDFVRHLATSGAVPDDVTVSVFTPAKRDLIDRTFEAIEGLPHTLVHLYTPTAPTWRDVVLHRSRAEVLDLIHDAATHMDRLAAARPGADIRFEFSPEVFILTEPDFVLEICNSVTELWDASPDRPVVHNLPATVEIATPNVYADQIEYAHRNLDRRDSVILSVHPHNDRGTGVACAELAVLAGAQRVEGCLFGNGERTGNVDLVTLALNLHAQGVDPMIDFSDIDTVRDTVSECIKLPVHPRHPYGGDLVYTAFSGTHQDAISKGLAHHAEQATQLGVDEGQAPWAVPYLPIDPKDVGRTYEAVIRVNSQSGKGGIAHLLHAHHGLDLPQAMRADFSAVVQQATDAAGTEFSPQQLFEQFRTTYLEPGIRGRTVLTSLTTEEVAVDKHRVTCELAVDGGEPAEYEGLGNGPLSAFTSVLAQAGIQVDIRGYTEHATATGPDSPAVAYVQCRVGDALWWGAGQDTSVLTASVKAVLAAVNRAH, from the coding sequence ATGACTTCCGGCGACTTCGCCACGCTGCGCACCCCCGCGGGGCCCGTGCCCGCCGACGCCCCGCACTGGAACCGTCAGCGGCACAGCGCCATGCCCAGCCACCGCTACAGCTCGGCCCACGACCGCGTCGCCCTGCCGCTCACCGGCCGCCGGTGGCCCGAAGCGCGCCTGGAGCGCGCGCCGCTGTGGGTCCCGGTCGACCTGCGTGACGGCAACCAGTCCCTGGCCGAGCCCATGGACACGGTCCGCAAGCGGCGCATGTTCGACCTGCTGGTCGCCATGGGCTTCAAGGAGATCGAGGTCGCGTACCCGTCCGCCAGCCGGACCGACTTCGACTTCGTACGGCACCTCGCGACCAGCGGTGCGGTCCCCGACGACGTGACCGTCTCGGTCTTCACCCCGGCCAAGCGCGACCTGATCGACCGTACCTTCGAGGCCATCGAAGGCCTGCCGCACACCCTGGTGCACCTCTACACCCCGACCGCACCCACCTGGCGTGACGTCGTGCTGCACCGCAGCCGCGCCGAGGTGCTCGACCTCATCCACGACGCCGCCACCCACATGGACCGGCTGGCGGCGGCCCGGCCGGGTGCCGACATCCGGTTCGAGTTCTCCCCCGAGGTGTTCATCCTCACCGAGCCGGACTTCGTCCTGGAGATCTGCAACAGCGTCACCGAGCTCTGGGACGCCTCCCCCGACCGGCCGGTCGTCCACAACCTCCCGGCCACGGTGGAGATCGCCACCCCGAACGTCTACGCGGACCAGATCGAGTACGCCCACCGGAACCTGGACCGCAGGGACTCGGTCATCCTCTCCGTCCACCCGCACAACGACCGCGGCACCGGCGTCGCCTGCGCCGAGCTCGCCGTGCTGGCCGGCGCGCAGCGCGTGGAGGGCTGCCTCTTCGGCAACGGCGAGCGCACCGGCAACGTCGACCTGGTGACGCTGGCCCTGAACCTGCACGCCCAGGGCGTCGACCCGATGATCGACTTCTCGGACATCGACACCGTCCGCGACACCGTCTCCGAGTGCATCAAGCTGCCGGTCCACCCGCGTCACCCCTACGGCGGCGACCTGGTCTACACCGCCTTCTCCGGCACCCACCAGGACGCCATCAGCAAGGGGCTGGCGCACCACGCCGAGCAGGCCACGCAGCTCGGCGTCGACGAGGGCCAGGCGCCCTGGGCGGTGCCGTACCTGCCCATCGACCCCAAGGACGTCGGCCGCACCTACGAGGCGGTCATCCGGGTCAACAGCCAGTCCGGCAAGGGCGGCATCGCCCACCTCCTGCACGCCCACCACGGCCTGGACCTGCCACAGGCCATGCGTGCCGACTTCTCCGCCGTCGTACAGCAGGCGACCGACGCCGCCGGTACCGAGTTCTCCCCGCAGCAGCTGTTCGAGCAGTTCCGCACCACGTACCTGGAGCCCGGCATCCGCGGCAGGACCGTCCTCACCTCCCTGACCACGGAGGAGGTCGCGGTCGACAAGCACCGCGTGACCTGCGAGCTCGCCGTCGACGGCGGGGAGCCGGCCGAGTACGAGGGCCTGGGCAACGGACCGCTCTCGGCGTTCACCTCGGTCCTGGCCCAGGCCGGCATCCAGGTGGACATCCGCGGCTACACCGAGCACGCCACCGCCACCGGCCCGGACAGCCCGGCCGTGGCCTACGTGCAGTGCCGGGTGGGCGACGCGCTGTGGTGGGGAGCCGGCCAGGACACCTCGGTGCTCACCGCGTCGGTGAAGGCCGTACTCGCCGCGGTCAACCGCGCCCACTGA